A DNA window from Sediminitomix flava contains the following coding sequences:
- a CDS encoding permease, whose amino-acid sequence METLVHLLTLVADFLVYDLFGLQNGELFSSALHYFIIAFAEISLLVVLVTYLMGIVSSYLPMEKIRSYLERHKASGLGNLMASMLGAVTPFCSCSSIPLFVGMMQARIPLGIALSFLITSPLINEIAIAIFWVSFGWKVTLIYVFTGILLGVLGGIFLEKIGMAKYLADWVQNLAEAHISYEKDERTLLKRLPEIHNEAIQTLRKLIPYIFIGIGIGSFIHGYVPESFFEEYISKSNPLAVPLAVLMSIPLYIDAVGVLPILESLVAKGVPLGTAIAFMMGAIGLSLPEALLLKKVMKKQLIIAFFSTLGLGMILSGFFFNLIF is encoded by the coding sequence ATGGAAACACTTGTACATCTCTTGACTCTTGTAGCCGACTTCTTGGTTTATGATCTGTTCGGTTTACAAAATGGGGAGCTATTTAGCTCAGCTCTCCATTATTTTATCATTGCTTTTGCAGAAATCAGTCTATTAGTTGTGCTTGTCACTTATTTAATGGGGATTGTGAGCAGTTACTTGCCAATGGAAAAAATCAGAAGCTATTTGGAAAGACACAAAGCTTCTGGTTTGGGTAATCTGATGGCTTCTATGCTTGGAGCTGTAACACCTTTCTGTTCTTGTTCTTCAATTCCTCTTTTTGTAGGAATGATGCAAGCCAGAATACCATTGGGCATAGCTCTTTCATTTCTGATCACTTCTCCTCTAATCAATGAAATAGCAATAGCTATATTTTGGGTGAGCTTTGGTTGGAAGGTAACCTTGATTTATGTTTTTACAGGAATACTTTTAGGTGTGTTAGGCGGGATATTCTTAGAGAAAATAGGAATGGCTAAATACTTAGCTGATTGGGTACAGAATTTAGCAGAAGCTCATATTTCCTACGAGAAAGATGAACGAACTCTATTGAAAAGATTACCCGAAATTCATAACGAAGCTATTCAGACTTTGAGAAAGTTGATTCCTTATATATTTATTGGAATCGGAATTGGCTCATTCATTCATGGTTATGTGCCCGAATCGTTTTTTGAGGAATACATATCAAAATCAAATCCATTAGCAGTGCCTTTGGCAGTTTTGATGTCCATTCCATTGTACATAGATGCTGTAGGAGTACTTCCAATTTTAGAATCTTTGGTGGCAAAGGGTGTTCCTTTGGGTACTGCTATCGCGTTTATGATGGGAGCCATCGGGTTATCCTTACCAGAAGCTTTGTTATTGAAGAAGGTTATGAAAAAACAACTGATTATAGCATTCTTTAGCACCTTAGGTCTAGGAATGATTCTTTCAGGATTCTTCTTTAACTTGATATTTTAA
- a CDS encoding thioredoxin family protein → MSTEIKILHSSCCSKNSPIRSQIEAVAKAKGIEVNIQELSDIQETMAYGAMSFPSIVVNGKLYDYKKLSSDDQLAAIL, encoded by the coding sequence ATGAGTACTGAAATCAAAATATTGCATTCTTCTTGTTGTTCAAAAAATTCACCTATCAGATCACAGATCGAAGCCGTAGCGAAAGCAAAGGGCATTGAGGTGAATATCCAAGAGCTTTCAGACATTCAAGAAACAATGGCTTATGGTGCAATGAGTTTCCCTTCTATTGTAGTCAATGGCAAACTTTACGATTACAAAAAATTGAGTAGTGATGACCAACTTGCTGCTATTTTATAA
- a CDS encoding TonB-dependent receptor, giving the protein MKSLQIILTIFASLFALNAFGQGSLRGRVIDENNLPLPGALVYVDSQGKGTATDVNGEFRLVNIDAGDQELIISYLGYEKLTKTVTVKSGETTVIDFQFEAAKALDEVIVYGQSGSQARALNQQKNAMNIVNVISADQVGRFPDSNIGDALKRVSGIYVQYDQGEARFANIRGTAPQLNSVTINGERIPSAEAENRSVQLDLIPSDMIQTIEVSKAVTPDMDADAIGGAVNLVTRAAPYDTRISATAGSGYNLIAEKPMVNGSFVLGDRYLNDKLGVIVSASVFNHHLGSDNMEAEWTEYESDSGVKKIGLKEQQIRQYYLQRLRQSYSASLDYKLNENHTIYLKGMYNHRNDWENRFRTKLELDDYDFETDSYVVDKIARETKGGANDKFRRLEDQRVYSLALSGDHQFGKLVADWSTSYSKASEERPQERYITYEGSTEDMVKFTGGNETPMPNNFFDFNSGYKYELDEVTEENQYTEEENVTARLNFTLPISEGLYANKLKFGGALKMQSKSRNNEFFEYDVDGLDNVVFDNKSKSNYLVGDYQIGSFVSEEYLGNLDLTQYEKESVNDEIAGNFDAQETVTAGYLMLDQKLGDKLSAIVGLRMEKTAVEYEGLVYDDDQGTLTATERASSDYTNFLPAIHLKYELSSNSNVRVAWTNTLARPNYFDLVPYQLIVQEDEEIEIGNPNLEATTAMNFDLLYDYYFSNVGIVTAGAFYKGISNYIINQVTELESGTYAGYDQSQPINAGDALVYGLEFGVQRRLNFLPAPLNNLNVYLNYTYTQSETDNFNLEDREDEVLPLQGTAENAFNASLMYQSKKFSLGVSFNYSSDFIDEFGGEAAEDRYYDKVTYLDANASYMITDNFRFYVEANNLLNQPLRYYQGTSSYTMQTEFYAPRVSFGLKFDM; this is encoded by the coding sequence ATGAAATCGCTGCAAATAATACTAACAATTTTTGCATCACTTTTTGCACTCAATGCATTTGGTCAAGGATCACTTCGTGGCCGTGTAATTGATGAAAACAACTTGCCTTTGCCAGGTGCTTTGGTATATGTTGATAGCCAAGGAAAAGGAACTGCAACTGATGTAAACGGTGAATTCCGTTTGGTAAACATCGATGCGGGTGACCAAGAACTAATTATCTCGTACTTAGGGTATGAAAAACTGACAAAAACTGTCACTGTCAAAAGCGGTGAGACTACGGTAATCGATTTCCAATTTGAAGCAGCTAAAGCTTTGGATGAGGTAATTGTTTACGGACAAAGTGGTAGCCAAGCTAGAGCACTTAACCAGCAGAAAAATGCAATGAACATTGTAAATGTAATATCTGCTGACCAAGTAGGTCGTTTCCCAGATTCTAACATTGGAGATGCTTTGAAGCGTGTGAGCGGTATTTATGTTCAGTACGACCAGGGTGAAGCACGTTTTGCAAACATTCGTGGTACAGCTCCTCAATTGAACTCCGTTACGATCAACGGCGAGCGTATTCCTTCTGCTGAAGCTGAAAACAGAAGTGTACAGCTTGACCTTATCCCTTCAGACATGATTCAGACTATTGAGGTAAGTAAAGCAGTTACTCCTGATATGGATGCTGATGCGATTGGTGGTGCTGTAAACTTGGTAACAAGAGCAGCTCCTTACGACACTAGAATCTCGGCAACAGCAGGTTCGGGTTATAACTTAATTGCTGAAAAACCTATGGTAAACGGCTCGTTTGTATTAGGAGATCGTTACTTGAATGATAAACTAGGTGTAATTGTAAGTGCATCAGTTTTCAATCATCATTTAGGATCTGACAACATGGAAGCTGAATGGACAGAATATGAGAGTGATTCTGGTGTGAAGAAAATTGGATTGAAAGAACAACAAATCAGACAATATTACCTACAGCGTCTTCGTCAGTCATATTCTGCTAGCTTAGACTATAAACTGAATGAAAATCATACAATTTATTTGAAAGGAATGTACAACCATCGTAATGATTGGGAAAACCGTTTCAGAACTAAACTAGAACTTGACGATTATGATTTTGAGACAGACTCTTATGTTGTAGATAAAATAGCAAGAGAAACGAAAGGTGGAGCAAATGACAAATTCCGTCGTTTGGAAGACCAAAGAGTTTATAGTTTAGCACTATCAGGAGATCATCAGTTTGGTAAATTGGTGGCTGATTGGAGCACTTCTTACAGTAAGGCATCTGAAGAAAGACCACAAGAAAGATATATTACTTATGAAGGTTCAACAGAAGATATGGTGAAATTTACTGGTGGAAATGAAACACCAATGCCAAATAATTTCTTTGACTTCAATTCGGGTTATAAATATGAATTGGATGAGGTAACTGAAGAGAATCAATACACTGAAGAAGAAAATGTGACGGCGCGTTTGAACTTCACATTACCAATTTCAGAAGGACTTTATGCAAATAAACTGAAGTTTGGTGGTGCTTTGAAAATGCAATCAAAGTCAAGAAACAATGAGTTCTTTGAATACGATGTAGATGGATTGGACAATGTTGTATTTGACAACAAGTCTAAGAGCAACTACTTGGTAGGCGATTACCAAATCGGGTCTTTTGTATCAGAAGAGTATTTAGGAAATCTTGATCTTACTCAATATGAGAAAGAGTCTGTAAACGACGAGATTGCAGGAAACTTTGATGCACAAGAAACAGTAACGGCAGGTTACTTGATGTTAGATCAAAAACTTGGTGATAAATTATCAGCAATTGTGGGTCTTCGTATGGAGAAAACAGCAGTAGAGTATGAAGGATTGGTTTATGATGATGACCAAGGAACTTTGACTGCAACTGAAAGAGCATCTTCAGATTACACAAACTTCCTACCTGCAATTCATTTGAAGTATGAGTTGAGCAGCAATTCAAATGTGAGAGTAGCTTGGACAAACACTTTGGCTCGTCCTAACTATTTTGATTTGGTTCCTTATCAACTGATTGTACAAGAGGATGAAGAAATTGAAATTGGTAACCCTAATCTAGAGGCTACTACAGCTATGAACTTTGATCTTCTTTATGATTACTACTTCTCAAATGTAGGTATTGTCACTGCAGGAGCATTCTACAAAGGCATTTCAAACTACATTATCAATCAAGTGACTGAATTAGAATCTGGAACATATGCGGGTTATGATCAGTCTCAACCAATCAATGCTGGAGATGCATTGGTTTATGGATTAGAATTTGGTGTTCAAAGAAGATTGAACTTCTTACCAGCTCCATTGAATAATCTGAATGTTTACTTAAACTATACTTACACGCAATCAGAAACTGATAACTTCAATTTGGAAGACAGAGAAGACGAAGTACTTCCTCTTCAAGGGACTGCTGAAAATGCATTCAACGCTTCATTGATGTATCAGTCTAAGAAATTCTCTCTTGGCGTATCATTTAATTACTCAAGCGACTTCATCGATGAGTTTGGTGGAGAGGCTGCTGAAGATAGATACTACGATAAAGTAACTTATCTAGATGCAAATGCGAGCTACATGATCACGGATAACTTCCGTTTCTATGTAGAAGCTAACAACTTGTTGAATCAGCCATTGAGATATTATCAAGGTACGAGTAGCTACACAATGCAAACTGAGTTTTACGCACCTCGTGTTAGTTTCGGTTTGAAATTCGATATGTAA
- a CDS encoding sigma-70 family RNA polymerase sigma factor — MKEGKYCDINSIVKEFYTFLKAYLIKKTGDENLAEDVVQEVMIKLIESCQGEKEIGNLKAWLFQVSRNTLYDFYQKNKLEISFGDEWEKQDGAAEIPKLLTEDYIIPMIQLLPEKNAQILMMSDIEQKPQKEIAEQLGLGLSATKMRIQRARTQLYQLFVDCCEIEYDQNGSFVSCTIKDQCDDLQNIQKDLNKKIL, encoded by the coding sequence ATGAAAGAGGGAAAGTATTGTGATATAAACAGTATCGTTAAAGAGTTTTATACTTTTTTGAAAGCCTATTTAATTAAGAAAACAGGCGATGAAAATCTGGCTGAAGATGTGGTTCAAGAAGTCATGATTAAACTGATTGAATCTTGTCAAGGAGAGAAGGAAATCGGGAATTTGAAAGCTTGGTTATTTCAAGTCAGCAGAAATACGCTCTATGATTTTTATCAGAAGAATAAGTTAGAAATAAGCTTTGGTGATGAATGGGAAAAACAGGATGGAGCAGCAGAAATACCAAAGTTATTGACCGAAGATTACATCATCCCGATGATTCAACTTTTACCCGAGAAGAATGCCCAAATCTTGATGATGAGTGATATTGAACAAAAACCTCAGAAGGAGATTGCAGAGCAGCTAGGTTTGGGTTTGTCGGCAACTAAAATGAGAATCCAAAGAGCTAGAACACAACTGTATCAATTGTTTGTAGACTGTTGTGAGATTGAATATGACCAGAACGGAAGTTTTGTAAGTTGTACAATCAAAGATCAGTGTGATGATCTTCAAAATATCCAGAAAGATTTGAATAAGAAAATCCTCTAA
- a CDS encoding triple tyrosine motif-containing protein, whose protein sequence is MNFSLSLRIIPFLLITILVTKANSVIPIVKSYDKQVYQAGNQNWDIDIDDDGVVYIGNSKGLLCNILGEWNLSQLPDKGFISAVLSDDDVIWTGGKQIGYFDKSSDSLTYHFLKDLEGWMVWNIEQLGDYVYFQTEAKFYKIHRSTKEIIEINPSKRIWSFTIWDEQVWLMFNNGEIGYLEDDKFKRVSFFPEIEGKEVRKLLVHNDKLILFLLHGEIIQYDREKLMTLPLPEELKGKAFFTACSYGEELLCIGTITNGIAVIDTKGNLIKSANASTGLIDNTVLAVKVDKQGDIWMGLDYGLAEMEHQSALQDVFKGAGVYDAVDFEGKTYLATNKGLYESNREGGFSLFGSTGGQVWGLKVINDELFISHNRGLMTLKNGAMTYPQNIIGFIDVSKFGNSPYYVVSTYEGVLLMKREDNRFYPLENLHIQELPKLTYDHKNDCIWTEARDKVVHKLLLKQDNSVEKTRFDNLKRVFPTKKGLYFSDGKNILQYQKEHFFVSENRLIEQVNGTNFKFLDISLDGNALSYISEQEIGLLVRLPDGNVHSYSSLLGSLSDGLLNGYEFLSLEENTLRIATDRGLVILDYNFRSEFRTATDPVISSITVLGDQPQKVFYPFNTKGVSLPSGPKDFLIRGIVNSSKYDAIEYRWRLFPLEQDWSEWGKSADKIIYSHIPGGDYEFQLQSRSNGGEVQEEQIAISIDLLWYQTWVGVIVVIVSVFTLLFAFYYITHYLNKRKLAVQKDYFQKQQTKKTLEMKNDQLLQYVEIIGHKNSILNQIKEALEKMRNKEAQRWINLIESEVKNEKKEFLFHKLFSEIHQDFISRISEEYPILTSNDIRILSFIRINLDKYEIANLMHISPRSLDTSRYRIRKKMDLDPQEDLSQFIRNF, encoded by the coding sequence ATGAATTTTTCACTTAGTTTAAGAATTATACCTTTTTTACTAATTACGATCTTAGTCACTAAAGCTAATAGCGTAATACCTATAGTGAAATCCTATGATAAGCAGGTTTATCAAGCAGGTAATCAGAATTGGGATATTGATATTGATGACGATGGGGTGGTTTATATTGGAAACAGTAAAGGATTACTGTGCAATATTTTAGGAGAATGGAATTTATCTCAATTACCAGATAAAGGTTTTATTAGTGCTGTTTTATCCGATGATGATGTGATATGGACAGGAGGAAAACAAATAGGTTATTTCGATAAATCTTCTGATTCTCTTACCTACCATTTTCTTAAGGATTTAGAAGGTTGGATGGTTTGGAATATTGAACAACTAGGAGACTATGTCTATTTTCAGACTGAAGCAAAGTTTTATAAAATCCATCGATCAACTAAAGAAATCATAGAAATAAATCCTTCTAAACGTATTTGGTCATTCACTATTTGGGATGAGCAAGTATGGTTGATGTTCAATAATGGAGAAATAGGGTATTTAGAAGATGATAAATTTAAACGTGTATCTTTTTTTCCTGAAATAGAAGGAAAGGAAGTGCGAAAACTTCTTGTTCATAATGATAAACTAATCTTATTCTTGTTGCATGGAGAGATCATTCAGTATGATCGAGAAAAGTTAATGACTTTACCTTTACCTGAAGAGTTGAAAGGAAAAGCTTTTTTCACAGCTTGTTCTTATGGAGAAGAATTGCTTTGTATAGGTACAATCACAAATGGTATAGCCGTTATCGATACGAAGGGAAACCTGATTAAAAGTGCAAATGCATCTACGGGCTTAATCGATAATACCGTTTTAGCAGTAAAAGTAGATAAACAGGGAGATATTTGGATGGGACTTGATTATGGTTTAGCAGAAATGGAACATCAAAGTGCGCTCCAAGATGTCTTTAAAGGTGCTGGAGTATATGATGCTGTTGATTTTGAGGGGAAAACCTATTTGGCTACCAATAAAGGATTATATGAATCTAATAGAGAAGGTGGCTTTAGTTTGTTTGGGAGTACTGGAGGACAAGTTTGGGGACTGAAGGTAATCAATGATGAACTCTTTATTAGTCATAATCGAGGTTTGATGACGCTTAAAAATGGAGCAATGACTTACCCTCAAAATATCATTGGATTTATTGATGTCTCTAAATTTGGAAATAGCCCTTACTATGTCGTGTCAACTTATGAGGGAGTACTTTTAATGAAGCGTGAAGATAATAGATTCTACCCTCTAGAGAATCTACACATTCAGGAATTACCTAAACTTACTTATGACCATAAAAACGATTGCATCTGGACAGAAGCTAGAGATAAAGTAGTTCATAAACTATTATTGAAACAAGATAACAGCGTTGAAAAAACTCGATTTGATAATCTTAAACGCGTATTCCCTACTAAAAAGGGCTTATATTTTAGTGATGGGAAAAATATACTACAATATCAGAAAGAGCATTTCTTTGTATCTGAAAATAGATTAATTGAACAGGTAAATGGGACTAACTTTAAGTTCTTGGATATCAGTCTCGATGGGAATGCTTTGTCATATATCAGTGAGCAAGAAATTGGATTGTTAGTTAGATTACCAGATGGTAATGTGCACTCTTACAGTAGTTTATTAGGTTCGCTCAGTGATGGATTGCTTAATGGTTATGAGTTTCTTTCCTTAGAAGAAAATACCCTTCGAATAGCCACAGATAGAGGCTTAGTCATATTAGATTACAATTTTAGGTCAGAGTTTAGAACAGCAACAGACCCTGTAATTAGTTCAATCACAGTATTAGGTGATCAACCTCAGAAAGTTTTTTATCCTTTTAATACGAAAGGAGTGAGCTTACCATCTGGACCTAAAGATTTTTTGATTCGTGGTATTGTGAATAGCTCAAAATATGATGCTATTGAATATAGATGGAGATTATTTCCTTTAGAACAAGATTGGTCTGAATGGGGCAAATCTGCAGATAAAATCATTTATTCTCATATTCCTGGAGGAGATTATGAGTTTCAGTTGCAGAGTCGTTCAAATGGAGGTGAAGTTCAAGAAGAGCAAATTGCGATTAGTATCGATTTGTTATGGTATCAAACATGGGTGGGTGTAATAGTAGTTATTGTATCTGTGTTTACCTTACTTTTTGCTTTTTATTACATTACGCATTACCTAAATAAGAGAAAGCTTGCTGTACAGAAAGATTACTTTCAGAAACAACAAACGAAAAAGACATTGGAAATGAAAAATGATCAATTATTACAATATGTTGAAATCATTGGTCATAAAAACAGTATTCTAAATCAAATTAAAGAAGCCTTAGAGAAGATGCGAAACAAAGAGGCTCAACGTTGGATTAACCTCATAGAAAGTGAAGTGAAAAATGAGAAGAAGGAGTTTCTTTTCCACAAGCTCTTTTCTGAAATTCATCAAGATTTTATTTCTAGAATATCTGAAGAATACCCAATTCTTACATCAAATGATATTCGTATTCTATCTTTCATTCGCATCAATTTGGATAAGTACGAAATTGCAAATCTTATGCATATTTCGCCAAGAAGTTTGGATACTAGTAGATACCGAATTAGAAAAAAAATGGACTTAGACCCTCAAGAAGACCTCAGTCAGTTTATTCGAAATTTTTAA
- a CDS encoding amidohydrolase gives MKAIKYSLAYQIILVLCALVLSACSSNDKEQVPATIFYGGEIVTMEGDMPEYVSAVVVEDDSIVFVGNKEEGLKMYPNSIEVDLKGMTMFPGFIEPHAHPVSIGALILASEIIAPHEWRMPHRTFPAVVGKENYLAALKKIVEAKEETGETVLVWGYHKSWHGDLTLKDIDLATGNIPVIIWQRSTHEIYLNSACAKKYGIKKGILKEKEQVDWENLHFWERAYQEIKGGALQPFFGDEKVYKRGMKRLTKMMLKNGLIAMSEPSFPNSKFETEYELLKAETDSANAYGMYLIAGFPEQFVMGKSNEEYKKRIESLPQYNTKHIKFLPNQYKTFADGAIYSLALQLQDGFFGCPHCHAEWIIPPKEGKELFDYWWDQDYKIHIHITGDLAFEKYLQFTEAAMERNPRENHRTTFHHIGLFSAEQAERAANLGVEASANPYYLWALADKYSEVGLGPERAQNMVAMQELVSRNIPLSLHSDFSMAPAEPLTLAWVAANRIVASGKVMNPEQRISVFEALKGVTTDAARTFEMENELGTISVGKQASFTILKENPFKTAPEKLKDIKVYGVVYKGRLIENK, from the coding sequence ATGAAAGCAATAAAATACTCTTTAGCTTATCAGATCATTTTGGTGTTATGTGCTTTAGTTTTGAGTGCATGTTCTTCAAATGATAAAGAACAAGTACCTGCAACTATTTTTTATGGAGGTGAAATAGTTACAATGGAAGGAGATATGCCCGAGTATGTTTCGGCAGTTGTCGTAGAAGATGATTCAATCGTTTTTGTCGGTAACAAGGAGGAAGGACTAAAAATGTACCCCAATAGTATTGAAGTTGATCTGAAGGGCATGACCATGTTTCCCGGATTTATAGAACCACATGCGCATCCTGTTTCTATTGGAGCACTGATTTTAGCCAGCGAGATTATTGCACCTCATGAATGGAGAATGCCACACCGTACTTTTCCTGCAGTGGTCGGAAAGGAAAATTATCTAGCTGCCTTAAAAAAAATTGTTGAGGCTAAGGAAGAAACAGGTGAAACTGTTTTGGTTTGGGGGTATCATAAATCGTGGCACGGAGATTTAACATTGAAAGATATTGACCTTGCAACAGGAAATATTCCTGTCATTATTTGGCAACGATCTACGCATGAAATCTATTTAAATTCTGCATGTGCAAAAAAATATGGGATTAAAAAGGGTATCCTAAAAGAGAAAGAACAGGTAGATTGGGAGAATCTTCATTTTTGGGAAAGAGCTTATCAAGAAATTAAAGGAGGAGCACTCCAACCTTTTTTTGGCGATGAAAAAGTCTATAAACGAGGAATGAAGCGTTTGACGAAAATGATGCTCAAAAATGGACTTATTGCAATGTCAGAGCCGAGTTTCCCGAATTCAAAATTTGAAACAGAATACGAACTGCTAAAGGCAGAAACAGATTCAGCGAATGCTTATGGAATGTATCTGATTGCTGGTTTTCCAGAGCAATTTGTAATGGGGAAATCAAATGAAGAATATAAAAAAAGAATCGAATCACTTCCGCAATACAATACGAAGCATATCAAGTTTTTACCTAATCAATACAAAACGTTTGCTGATGGAGCCATTTACTCTCTAGCCTTACAGCTTCAAGACGGTTTCTTTGGTTGTCCGCATTGTCATGCTGAATGGATTATACCTCCCAAAGAAGGAAAAGAATTATTCGATTATTGGTGGGATCAAGATTATAAAATACATATTCATATTACAGGCGATTTAGCCTTTGAAAAGTATTTACAGTTTACGGAGGCAGCAATGGAGCGAAATCCTAGAGAGAATCATCGAACAACTTTCCATCATATCGGACTTTTCTCCGCAGAGCAAGCCGAAAGAGCGGCAAATTTAGGGGTGGAAGCTTCTGCAAATCCTTATTACTTATGGGCATTGGCAGATAAATATTCTGAAGTAGGTTTAGGGCCAGAAAGAGCACAAAATATGGTGGCGATGCAAGAGTTGGTTAGTAGAAATATTCCATTGTCATTACATTCTGATTTCTCGATGGCTCCAGCGGAACCTTTGACTTTAGCTTGGGTAGCCGCTAATAGAATAGTTGCTAGTGGAAAAGTTATGAACCCAGAACAAAGAATTTCCGTATTTGAAGCATTGAAAGGAGTGACCACCGATGCCGCTCGCACTTTTGAAATGGAAAATGAGTTAGGTACAATTTCAGTGGGTAAACAAGCTTCTTTCACCATTCTAAAAGAAAATCCTTTTAAAACTGCTCCAGAAAAATTGAAGGATATAAAGGTTTACGGGGTTGTTTATAAAGGACGGCTTATTGAAAATAAATAA
- a CDS encoding TIGR02757 family protein → MNSKEIYSLLEKKHLQFNQADFIADDPISIPHRYSKKQDIEIMGFWASMLAWGQRKTIINKCLQLTEMMDDAPYDFIINHQENDLKPFLNFKHRTFNDLDTLYFLSFFKHHYQYHDSLEEAFTKGMKEGYDDVENALIHFHEYFFSLEDAPQRTRKHIASPARKSACKRLNMFLRWMVRKDNQGVDFGIWNSIHTSQLICPLDVHVERVARKLGLLERKQSDWKAAQELTTRLKIYDSNDPVKYDFSLFGLGIENYNFTS, encoded by the coding sequence ATGAACTCAAAGGAAATCTATTCTTTACTTGAAAAAAAACATCTACAATTCAATCAAGCAGACTTTATTGCAGATGATCCTATTAGTATCCCACATCGTTATAGTAAAAAACAGGATATTGAAATTATGGGTTTTTGGGCTTCTATGCTAGCTTGGGGACAACGAAAAACAATTATAAATAAGTGTCTTCAACTGACCGAAATGATGGATGATGCACCTTATGACTTCATCATCAATCATCAAGAAAATGACCTAAAGCCCTTTCTCAATTTCAAGCACAGAACCTTTAATGATCTTGATACACTTTATTTCCTTTCATTCTTCAAACACCATTATCAGTATCACGATAGCTTAGAAGAAGCATTTACAAAAGGGATGAAAGAAGGTTATGACGATGTTGAAAATGCTCTTATTCACTTTCATGAATACTTCTTTTCTTTAGAAGATGCTCCACAGCGCACGAGAAAGCATATTGCTAGTCCTGCTAGAAAATCAGCTTGTAAAAGACTCAATATGTTTTTGAGATGGATGGTCAGAAAAGATAATCAGGGAGTTGATTTCGGGATATGGAACAGCATTCATACATCTCAATTAATTTGTCCTTTAGATGTTCATGTGGAACGAGTTGCTCGAAAATTGGGATTATTGGAAAGAAAGCAATCCGATTGGAAGGCAGCACAAGAGTTAACGACTCGATTAAAAATCTACGACAGCAATGATCCTGTAAAATATGACTTCTCACTTTTCGGTCTTGGCATAGAAAATTATAATTTTACATCATGA
- a CDS encoding phytase yields MKNLTILSILLLITAVWACTPKPTSNEVKSKEETTSSLKGRKYKDPRESDEGMKEAYALQEKIKNRITADFETKAVEVSTIDEDAADDPAVWVNPEDASKSLIIGTHKKRGLYVYNLEGEELGFYPVGKVNNVDIRQGVVLGNDTLDIVAASNRTDNTITLMKIEDGKLIDIAARPLKVTPSIQKAYGFCLYKSNEGKAYAFINGKNGVIQQWELKATDSTKVDAIMVRSMKVPSQPEGMVADDVNGILYVGEEAQGIWKVSANPQVSPDLELIESTTIANNEYLTADIEGISLYKTSDTTGYLLASSQGNFSYAVFSLEGEHEYITSFAIVDGVVDGVEETDGIETINVSLGEKFPKGALIVQDGFNFENDSIQAQNFKVVNWEKIEALLEAKEL; encoded by the coding sequence ATGAAGAATTTAACGATACTATCAATACTATTATTAATAACGGCTGTTTGGGCTTGTACTCCTAAACCAACTTCAAACGAAGTAAAATCAAAAGAGGAAACGACATCATCATTAAAAGGACGTAAATACAAGGATCCTAGAGAAAGTGATGAAGGAATGAAAGAAGCTTATGCGCTTCAAGAAAAAATCAAGAACCGTATCACAGCAGACTTTGAAACTAAGGCAGTAGAGGTTTCTACGATTGATGAAGATGCAGCGGATGACCCTGCAGTTTGGGTAAATCCAGAAGACGCCTCTAAAAGCTTAATCATAGGTACGCATAAGAAGAGAGGACTTTATGTGTATAACTTAGAAGGAGAAGAGTTAGGGTTCTATCCTGTAGGTAAAGTAAATAATGTAGATATCAGACAAGGGGTTGTACTAGGGAATGATACATTGGATATCGTAGCGGCAAGTAATCGTACTGATAATACCATTACTTTAATGAAGATTGAGGATGGTAAATTGATTGATATTGCTGCTCGTCCTTTAAAAGTAACACCTTCCATCCAAAAGGCGTACGGATTCTGTTTGTACAAAAGTAATGAAGGCAAAGCCTATGCTTTTATCAATGGGAAAAATGGTGTCATCCAACAATGGGAGTTAAAAGCTACTGATTCTACGAAAGTTGACGCAATCATGGTTCGTAGTATGAAAGTACCTTCACAACCAGAAGGTATGGTAGCAGACGATGTAAATGGAATCCTGTATGTGGGGGAAGAAGCGCAAGGAATTTGGAAGGTGAGTGCAAATCCTCAAGTTTCACCTGATTTGGAATTGATTGAGAGTACTACAATTGCTAACAATGAGTATTTAACAGCAGACATTGAAGGTATTTCTTTATACAAAACTTCGGATACTACAGGTTATTTACTTGCTTCAAGTCAAGGAAATTTCTCTTATGCAGTATTTAGCTTGGAAGGAGAACATGAGTATATCACAAGCTTCGCTATTGTAGATGGAGTTGTAGATGGCGTAGAAGAAACGGATGGAATTGAGACGATCAATGTTTCTTTGGGAGAGAAATTTCCAAAAGGGGCTTTGATTGTTCAAGACGGATTCAATTTTGAAAATGATTCAATCCAAGCTCAGAACTTCAAAGTTGTGAACTGGGAGAAAATTGAAGCTTTATTAGAAGCGAAAGAATTATAA